A window of the Cannabis sativa cultivar Pink pepper isolate KNU-18-1 chromosome X, ASM2916894v1, whole genome shotgun sequence genome harbors these coding sequences:
- the LOC133032697 gene encoding vacuolar protein sorting-associated protein 51 homolog: protein MEVADVPLDDKAKRMRDLLSSFYAPDPSLPSSPSKQASLDAINTSSFDPDQYMNLLVQKSNLEGLLQRHVEMAAEIKNLDTDLQMLVYENYNKFISATDTIKRMKSNIVGMEVNMEQLLHKIMSVQSRSDGVNTSLFEKREHIEKLHRTRNLLRKVQFIYDLPARLGKCIKSEAYADAVRFYTGAMPIFKVYGDSSFQDCKRASEEAIAVITKNLQGKLFSDSESIQARAEAAVLLKQLDFPVDSLQAKLLEKLEQSLEDLQLNMEDISCASVDSSDPSEQRNMSTTPPITAHEASVREFAEAIRAYRVIFPDSDDQLTKLAKHLVTKHLQTTEQYVRNRIGSADLLRVLRIIWTDVLLMDDVIHEAVMGDYCLETARVVVKEYIANTFSHLLHDISDTLTKSRIDQKDGLEKDSLQVALEASKKKVLQGSMDVLLDFRQLLDDELELLVKLKDWIVDWVQEGFQDFFRKLDDRFLLLSGRNNSSNHDQVLAGLVLVLAQLSLFIEQTAIPRITEEIAASFSGGGIRGSEYGPAFVPGEICRMFRSTGEKFLHLYIKMRTQRVSVLLKKRFNTPNWIKHKEPREVHMFVDLFLHELEAIRNEVKQILPEGLRKHRRTDSNGSTNSSRSNPLREEKLSRSNTQRARSQLLETHLAKLFKQKVEIFTKVEFNQESVVSMIVKLGLKSLQEFVRLQTFNRSGFQQIQLDIQFLRNPSKEIVEDEAAIDFLLDEVIVAAAERCLDPIPLEPPILDKLIQAKLAKTREQNPTSQ, encoded by the exons ATGGAGGTCGCCGATGTTCCCCTCGATGATAAGGCCAAGAGAATGAGGGATCTGCTTTCTAGCTTCTACGCTCCAGATCCTTCACTCCCCTCGTCTCCATCCAAGCAAGCCTCTCTCGACGCCATTAACACCAGTTCATTCGATCCCGATCAGTACATGAATCTCCTG GTACAAAAATCGAATTTGGAAGGCCTTCTTCAAAGGCATGTTGAAATGGCAGCTGAGATAAAGAATCTTGATACTGACTTGCAAATGCTAGTTTATGAAAACTATAACAAGTTTATTAGTGCTACAGATACAATCAAAAG GATGAAAAGTAATATCGTGGGCATGGAAGTAAATATGGAACAGCTCCTTCATAAG ATAATGTCTGTGCAATCTAGGAGTGATGGTGTTAACACTTCTCTGTTTGAGAAGAGAGAGCACATAGAAAAACTTCATCGAACACGTAATCTTCTCCGTAAAGTCCAG TTTATATACGATTTACCTGCTAGACTTGGAAAGTGTATCAAATCAGAGGCATATGCTGATGCAGTCAGATTCTATACTGGAGCGATGCCAATTTTTAAG GTGTACGGAGACTCATCTTTCCAGGATTGTAAGCGAGCATCTGAAGAAGCAATAGCTGTAATTACAAAGAACCTGCAG GGGAAGCTATTCTCAGATTCTGAATCCATACAAGCAAGAGCTGAAGCTGCAGTGCTTCTTAAGCAGCTGGATTTCCCG GTGGACAGCCTACAGGCAAAGTTACTTGAGAAGTTAGAACAATCCCTTGAGGACCTTCAACTGAATATGGAAGACATATCTTGTGCTTCAGTGGATTCCAGTGATCCTTCTGAACAAAGAAATATGTCCACGACACCTCCTATTACGGCACATGAA GCTTCTGTTCGTGAGTTTGCAGAGGCTATCCGTGCATATAGAGTAATATTTCCTGATTCAGATGACCAGCTTACTAAACTTGCAAAACACTTGGTTACCAA gCATCTTCAAACCACTGAGCAATATGTGAGGAATCGGATTGGTTCAGCAGATCTGTTACGTGTTCTTC GAATTATATGGACAGATGTTCTTTTGATGGATGATGTGATTCACGAGGCTGTTATGGGGGATTACTGTCTGGAG ACTGCTCGGGTGGTTGTTAAAGAGTACATTGCAAATACATTTTCTCATCTTCTACATGATATCTCAG ATACCCTCACTAAATCCCGTATTGACCAAAAAGATGGATTAGAAAAGGATTCATTGCAAGTTGCTTTGGAGGCCAGCAAGAAAAAAGTGCTTCAAGGCAGTATGGATGTCTTACTG GACTTCCGCCAACTTCTAGATGACGAGTTAGAGCTACTAGTTAAACTGAAGGACTGGATTGTTGATTGGGTACAGGAAGGATTTCAAGATTTCTTTAGGAAACTTGATGATCGCTTCCTCTTGCTTTCAGGGAGAAACAATTCATCTAATCACGATCAAGTCTTGGCTGGTCTTGTACTAGTGCTGGCTCAGCTTTCTCTGTTCATTGAACAAACTGCCATTCCAAGAATCACTGAG GAAATAGCTGCTTCCTTTTCTGGAGGTGGTATTAGAGGCTCCGAATATGGACCTGCCTTTGTTCCAGGAGAAATTTGCAGAATGTTTCGTTCAACTGGTGAAAAGTTTTTGCACCTT TATATAAAGATGAGAACTCAGAGGGTATCAGTACTCTTGAAGAAGAGATTTAATACACCAAATTGGATCAAG CACAAGGAGCCCAGAGAAGTTCATATGTTTGTTGATTTATTTCTCCACGAG TTGGAAGCTATAAGAAATGAAGTAAAGCAGATTTTACCTGAAGGACTTCGTAAGCATCGTCGGACTGACAGCAATGGAAGCACAAACTCATCTCGGAGCAATCCATTGCGAGAGGAAAAATTAAGCCGGTCAAATACCCAAAGGGCTAGGAGTCAGCTTCTTGAGACGCATCTCGCAAAACTATTCAAACAAAAAGTTGAAATTTTCACAAAAGTTGAATTCAATCAG GAGTCAGTTGTATCAATGATTGTAAAACTGGGCCTCAAGAGTCTGCAAGAATTTGTACGCCTGCAAACCTTCAATCGAAGTGGATTCCAGCAAATTCAATTGGATATTCAGTTCCTAAGGAATCCTTCAAAGGAAATCGTTGAAGATGAAGCTGCCATCGACTTTTTACTCGATGag GTAATTGTGGCTGCGGCAGAACGTTGTCTTGACCCAATACCCTTAGAACCCCCCATCTTGGACAAACTCATACAAGCAAAACTGGCAAAAACTAGAGAGCAGAATCCAACCTCTCAATAA